Genomic segment of Gigantopelta aegis isolate Gae_Host chromosome 10, Gae_host_genome, whole genome shotgun sequence:
CCGCCTCCAATAAGCGCCGGATCTGCAACACTTTGCAACAAAATGAATGCTGGGCCTCTAATATGCACCGGGATTccaataaggaaggaaatgttttatttaacaatgcactctaacacattttatttacggttatatggcgtcagacatttgattccttaaccatatgtctgacgccatataaccataaataaaattacacgtATTAaaggagaaaacccgctgtcgtacttcatgggctattcttttcgattggcagcaagggatcttttatatgcaccatcccatagacagaatatcacataccacggcctttgatgtaccagttgtgatgcactggctggagcgagaaatagcccaatgggcccaccgatggggatcgatcccaaactgaccacgcatcaagcgagcactttaccactgggctacgtctcgctctgGATTCCAATAAACGCCGGGTTAGACCGCCGAAAACTGACTACTCCCTGGCATAATTTAGGCACTTTACGTtgacaaataatattaacttgttcattgtttgttacagtttaatgttttgttacaattCGAAATTAaaggttaaaaataaataaaattgtgtgtTTGTAACTTTTAGCTTTAATTTCTAAAACTTGTTACAAAAAATGAAGGCCAGGTCTCCAATAAGCGCCGATATGCAACAATCATCTCTCCTTCCATACTCGCCATCACTCTTTGTCTATCTCTctccatccatctctctctctctctctctctctctctctctctccctctctctctctctctctctctctctctctctctctctctctgtctgtctctctctctctcacacacacacacagacatactgAAAGTTTGCAagttattgtgggttttttgttcttACTGTTGTAGTTTTCAAATCAAATACATAACCAAACCTGCTTAAGAGGCAACTGATATATTTTTCCAAATCATCTActattcccccctcccccaagggatcttttatatgcactttcccatagacaggaaagcacatgtatgtataccaTAGCCGctgaccagttgtggcgcactggttggaatgagaaaaaccccaatcagatgaatggatccaccgaggtggttcgatcctgcgacacaaccATCTTAGGTGAACACTCAACTGACTAAGTTATGAAGACAATGTTTAAtgataatatatttcatatgcattGTTTATTTGCTtggctttttgttgttgttattgttgttgtttggatTTATTAAAAACCAGGTTAAAGATTGCTCAGGCAGCCCTTAATGCTTCTTACAGCCTTGCCATCCCAataaataatcataattattgCTGGTTAATTTTATGACAaaagttaaaacatttcaaatctgGATGAtgaataaaaaatgtatcatCAAACAAAAAGCAAGATACAAAAGATTATCAAATCAGTAAAACAGTTGAATGAAAATAACTGCAgaatatatctgattattaaaaatgaaaaaagatgtGACAGtactgtataaaaaaaaaaacccacacacattaaatttttattaatatactttttttctgctttaattttttgaagaaaaatgaTTTTTCGGTTTTAAAATATGACGATGATGGCCACATGGTCTGGGAAGCAATATCtgcaaaataaaatgcaattaatGTCGATGAAAATCGTAGGAATATAAAGAGGTAGTCCttaatggaataaaataaaaacaaaagcaatttATTTCTctctcgttttattttattaaaccaacaataacagaaatatttatggccacatgcaaatataattcaaatGTCATAACTGAACAACTGTGTACTTACAGCCTAGGAGACAATACACACAGTTCCAGAGCTCAaacgtgtttgtttgttttgttgttgtgttttttttgccaAAAGCAAAAATGCTCACAGATAGCAAATTTGAGCCTGCAACTtttaattgaaattttaaaccagtaaattttgcaacaaatataaaaaccaaataTAACCCTGTCAACAAACAGCAATAGTTTTTATCTGTCAGGAAAAAACTGCCTCGGTAAAGCCCTTAATCTATGGGACTTCATATCACAATGATGCAAATTACCATCAGTGCCatcattaagttcaagccctgcatttcaaaatcttaggtacaAATCCAGTCAGATCACAATGTATATTTACCTAAGCATTTAGTTACTTGTAAATTTTCACTAAGCTTCTGTACTACCATGATGCCCCAAACCTCCAGCAACCAGTTTAGAACAGTTTTGGAATACATGGATTTGggcaataaaaatatatcttcatGAAATAAAAACGAGGAGAGTATTTAATTGCTTTTCTAAATTAGATTTATTTAAGATTTACtgagcattgatatttaatccttttgtttaaggttttttttaataattaatttgctATGGGGAGCTATAAAAGTACTCAGAATTAGTCTCAAGGGAGTGATAGAGAGCCAGAGTGATAGATCCCTTTAATTGAAgtttgaataaattaataaagttcaaatgaaacttttaaagggacataaccctagtttttaaacactaaggcatattttttactattagagcagtttttgataactgaaatcatactttacttgtattttattgtttagattatccatttccgtatattCAAAGTCTTTTTGGTTTTAAtatcaaaaaatgcatttctcatatttttaaaaacgtgcaTGCATCAGAGTAGTAACAGTTAGGGAGTCtgagttttagtttatttttagagggtatttgaccatttcaaagtcacagactcatgatTCAttcaattataactttattcaaatgtgttacagctttgtaaattaactaaacttagtgtgcattttcatgggctgaaactagggtctatccctttaaGTTTTGAATGTAACTGTTCACCAAATAACTCATTGGCAGTTTGCATGAATTAAAGAAGCATaacagacaaacaaaatgaACAGTGGTTCATATGAACTACTGAGGTTTCACAAACACACcattactgttacagataataCTGATAGCTTAACATAATGGGCAGAATTTACAAAACctatttatgtcttacacgaattaactacatgtatatatatatatatatatatatatatatatatatatactcttcaaaaaaagaaacgcaaaagggtacaaatgggttataactccgattttatgtttcctaccggttcatgctttgtgaatataaggtcattcattgtcccaaacacattcccacggttacattcgataaaacccagctactgtacaataaagttccaaaatgtgaatattcgcaaaaacgcagccacgtgcaaaccatgtcaccactgcacgtgcgttgtctgcacgtgcaacatgaacaccgacagtataaaagtgcagggtgttcgcttgcctagcctctgtatctggccgacagttgacaatccaggacatgccacgtctcagtgaaccgcagagaaacaatgccatccgccgactagacgcaggcgaatccagaacggcgttgccagggcattccatatgtccccaagcaccatctccagactgtgggaccgttaccagcaacatggatcaacacgtgacctccctagatccggtcgaccacgggtcactacccccgggcaggaccgctacatctgggtacgccaccttcgggaacgattgactactgccacctccacagccgcagcaataccaggtttgcgcaggatatccgaccagaccgtacggaaccgcctacgtgaggtaggaattcgtgccagacggacagttcgaggtgtcatcttaacaccacaacactgtcgactccgactgcagtggtgccagattcatcgacaatggcctcaactgcgatggagacaggtgtggttcagtgacgagtcccgatttctgctccgacgtcatgatggaagatgtcgcgtgtataggcgtcgtggtgaacgttatgcggcaaactgcgtgcaggaagtggacagattcggcgggggtagtgtcatggtgtgggcagccatctcacacactggcagaactgacttggtccacgtgcagggcaacctgaatgcacagggctacattgaccagatcctccggccacacatcgttccagttatggccaacgccaacgcagtgttccaacatgacaacgccaggcctcacacagcacgtctcacaacggctttcctacagaacaacaacattaatgtccttccttggccatcgatatcaccggatttgaacccaattgagcatctatgggacgagttggaccgacgcctccgacagcgacaaccacagccccagaccctgcccgagctggcagcagccttgcaggccgagtgagccaccatcccccgggacgtcatccgtactctggttgcttcaatgggcaggcggtgccaggcagttgtcaacacatgcggaggccacacccggtattgactccagatgaccttgaccttggtggtgtgtcctatcacttactcacaatggactagagtgaattgtgaacaatcctgcaacatttggtaattatcggactcaccattcaataattaaatcaattctccaaatgttacgacaatgtggttttgcgtttcttcttttgaagagtatatatatatacataaatttaCAATCCCTAAAAAGAAACAGGCTTCTTAAATTCAGCCCAATTATGATTTGATAACTGTACTAACACTGTAACAGTAATAAATGTTTAGCTCGTTTCATAGATTGACATGGTTAGTGACTTAAGAAGCACAGCATTTTTGgaagtgttatttattattttaaaaattatatgttaAAGAGTGGGAAGCAAACTGCTGTGACTTCACCAACTACACTCAAAGTGGtgacataatacatacatgtatcacaatttgtaacagtaacagtggTGTTGCAAAATCTCTCTATTGTGCCCTGTTGCCCAGTACAGGTAGGTAAGAAACCAAGTAACTGGATTACCAGTTTAGGCCAATACTGAATTAAATAACATGTTgccagttgttgttgtttttggttccGAAGTGGTTTTGGAGCAATAATATGAACAAAAATGTAGTTGAGCACTGTAATTATATTTCTCAAATTTTGAAGAAGCCACTTTTGACAAATGCATTTAGAggtaaatacatttcaattcatctaaattattttgtaaactatgaaaacaaacacagtcTATGTTTTCTTAAAGTATTTTTGTGCCCTCAAAGAGTTAGAATGtggttaaatatttaatacattaaagACATGTCCTAAAAGGAGTCCACACTACACCAGCTAATAGATGGGAATGTAGGCTACAGCAGATCAGAAACCAACGACATTGGGTGGATGGTGCACACTTTTTCATAAGCCTAGTGTTCATGAGCTTGGCTTAGAAACACTGCTGCCATCATGTGATAATTTCTAGAGAAACCATTATgaactaaaacaataaaacgCATGAAAGTCTTAACATAAAacctacttttttgttttttttaaaacatttaataaggatgaaaaaaatgtcattttgtCATCATGCATTCTTTTGAGTTCCTTCAACATTCTTTGTTCTTCGTCTTTTCTTTCAGAATGTATTGTTTTCAGAAGTGTCAACAACTCATTGCCACTGCTGCTGCATTTACGTTTGAATCGTGGTTGTGAATGGACAAATACTTTCGGCATTCTATACCATCCATTAGGATTGCTTGAAAACAGATCATTAAGTTGTTTAAAATAGAAACAAGTGATAAGCTTGGCCCCAGGTTTACTATTGTTGTAAATGACCTTTCTATATTTCCCAGCGAGAACTTTGAAATGCTTTTCTACTTCTTGTGATTCAAAAGATGTTCCTGTTTCTTTGTTCAGCTCGGATGCGACAAGTTCCCAAAATGTTTCTTTCTTACAAGCTGGATCAATCCACATGCTTCTGTATTTCTCCAAAAGACTCATGAAAACATCACTAGTTTCTTTTGACCATGGTTCAGTCCACTGGCTTTTATTTGGATCTGGATCAATGGCAAGAGTTCCGGAAACATCAAAACCATCACTCTGGCCAGATTCTTGCACCTCATCCGCATTGTCTTCAGAATCGGACAAAGATATTACTTTGCTATCCTCAAACATTTCACGCTTCCTACTTTGTTTTTGTAGAGTTTTTTGTGAAGTTCGCCTATAACCATTATCAGAAAGCGGAACTGTCCTCAAAAATGCAGAAAACATTTCCATCTTTTCCTGATGCATTGTTTCCATTTTATCAAAACACTTTTGTTCTTGttctccatcatcatcattcatgTCTAGGATCAAGGACATGACTGTTTTACTTGTAGAAGAACTACCACATggatcatcattatcatcaccattgGATTTGCTTTCACTTGGCTGACTAATCACTGGGACATAACTATAGACTTCTGACAATGCTTTATAGAAGAAACAGGAACGTTTTTTGTTTCCAGGAATGACGTTGTTCTCAGTGACAATTCTGTACTGCCGTGACATGCACTTGTATTTAGTAGAACAGTGACTTGCAGTACAGGAAGCATAACCAGCATCTCTCATTTGTGCTGCAATGTGCTCCCACATAACTTTCTTCCATCTGTCAGTCATCTTATTGGAATTGATGTATTCTTTGTAAAACTGTATTAGCTGCAGTGCCTGTTCATTTGTCCAGTACTGGTTTAAATCAGACAAGCTTGTGTCTTCATTGGAAGTAGAAATTTTCGTCTTCTTGTCTTCTTGACTAATGCGTATAATTCTATTAACTGCCATACCAAACACGCATGCACTTCACAGGGAGATCTGCCAAAAAGAGAAAATATCTATTAACATGAGGAAGTTTCACAACCAATAAtttttactatattttacacatttataCAGGTACCACTGACAGCTGAAGATATTACAATTACCACAAACCTTTGTAAATTGTCCAAGGGTTAAAgtctataaattatttaatttattgtttcttcagttctgaAGACCCTGTACGTATATGCTGTAATACAATTATCACATTTGGCATAACATTAAAAGATGAATTTGCTAACTTTTATTCCATTCAGcctaataattttaattaaaataacaaagccatgaaaacatttaaatttatactTCTAAAgacatgattaaaaaataataactcccacatgaacaaaaaacaatgtaCCTGTATAGATCATATTCAAAGCAAGAAATATGAAAGGCTGTTTTAAATAAACgcactatcctgagtttgtaaccattttataaaaggtattcagcaaatacaatattttttatatcaataattattaaaactacaatttatttatattatataccttgtttaaaatatgaaaataattgtctaaaataataagagaatataaaagttaataaactttatttattattgtttcaatataccataatgtttcttgggttttttaaagtctaACGTCATAATGACCAACACactggaaaaatgtatttaattagtgGTTAGATTATGAATTAAGACTGTAGTTAAGAATTAAACACAAAAGTTCTGtaatatatctatgtatgtacatgtattaacaaagTAGAGGAAACCTACCTCCTAAATACTCTTGTGCAATATCTGATGATGATGTTCAGATGCTAGAGGCAAATAGATCCACTGAAAAAGCAAATATGGTACCGGTTTTCATTTTCAACTGGCTAAATTACCAGGCTACAGATTTACGAAGCTATTTTACAATATCataagctatcttagcactacgatatcgTTAAACCATagttattgacggttatatggcgtcagacatatggttaaggaccacacagatattgagagaggaaacccgaaacccgaaaatagcctaatgggcctactgatggggatcgatcccagaccgacggcacatcgagcgagcgctttaccactgggctacgacagCTTCAGAAATATGGGCCTTGAGCCTGAAACACATAATTCACAATACTTAGTATGCAATTAAAGAGCCTTAattttgctatatatatatatgtaaattgtttggctaattaaaactttaatttagcTACAGATTATTTTCTGACCACATTATTTAAGTTTAAATTAGACAAAATGCTCAATATTAAATTGCGATTCCACCATAAAAGCTctccaattttatttttaaaagtcctAACAATACTCTGGTGATAGGTTTAATTAAAGGGCTCAAAATAGCGGCCTGCAAAAACAGTCTATTTTTTAGACCCagcaagtaaaataaaaattcacctgcTGAAACCACAAAAAAATTGCAAATCATTATtcaaggaaggaaagaaatgttttatttaacgacgcactcaacacattttatttacggttatataggttaaggaccacgcagatattcatgggctactcttttcgattagcagtaagggatcttttatatgcaccattccacagacaggatagtacatgccacagcctttgttacaccagttatggagcactggttggaatgagaaatagccaaatgggtccaccaacggggatcgatcctagaccgaccgcgcatcaagcaaacgctttaccactaggctacgtttCGCCCAGATCATTATTCTGCTAGTTAGCTCATGATTCTGTTgtctcttttatatatatatatatatatacaggagTGCAGAAAGTAcactcgccaaatgcgagtaaaaatgcTGATGAACGAATTAAAAaatgtcttcacttcaaatgatatatcagtgttcgagataaAACAATTTGGgaagtatcccagttggatactagcatttcaaaatctggtatcccacctgagaatttagtatcccacttaaatgaaattcataaataacatcataacaatttgaagggaggaaacatccaccaaaaacaatagcgacttagcagTTCTCAGTCTATCGCTATGCCTCTATTGCTCcaatgtagcattagactgggtacgagttgggggagatattattacagcatagcattagactgggtgcAAGCTCggaaatactgttacttaacttaaatgacgactttcattgtttcagcgaaaaataaaaacacaagattaaaaataaaataaaacattatatggtatcccggtgggatactgggttcttgaagtctggtatccaaaattaaattctggtatcccctggatatcgggataccgttaatctcgaacactgtatatacagtgtttattataatattgttaaataataacatattgttATATAGGCAGGCGGACTATTAGAAATTCaggtgggctagtaaattttagttggttttgGTCTGgcaggctagtgaaatattttccatttctgcatcctgtatatatttctttacaGGTGGTGCATGACTCACCCCCCTCCCCATTAATTTAGCGTAACATTCTAAACCACCAGCTTAAATTCCTGcattgtaatttgtaaagttCTAATTATTTTTTGATGTTAAAAGGGAAATGGATGACTTTAGTTTAGATGTGTGCAAGAATTTTAGCAATGGGGGGTCTATAGGGGTCTATAGTTCGTCCCACAGGGAActccttttttcatgctatggaatttactacaagttatttattttggtgggtgggggggggtacttaactcagttggttgagtgctcgcatgaggtgcctgtgtcgcaggatcgaaccacctcagtggatccattcagctgattgggttttttcttcaaccagtgcaccaaaactggacaaaggccatggtatgtgctttcctgtctgtgggaaagtgcatataaaagatccctttctgcattaggaaaaatgtagcatatttcctttgatgactacgaaacattattacaaaatgtttgacaactaatagccgatgattaattaatgtgctccagtggtgttgttaaacaaaacaaacttttaaaaacaaaaattttacTTTTGAGCCgattcaatgttttttttaaattggacacaaattttattttattctgttatttccaaaacacttttacttttcttcttacgtcaaatgaaacaaattatttacaaaaaaaacatgtttgtaaGAGGCTGGGACGGACTATACATTGGCGACTGAAGTTTGGGATGGGGGGAGAGGTCCAGTCATGCTCCCTAGTAAAATACTGATAGAAAATTAAATCTGCTTAAGCAGGAAGGCGTTTTGACCCCGGAACTATCCCGTCTGAACAAGCACCTGAACTTGTTAAGAACATGATGTAACCCATTACAAAAGTCATCCATTTCACTTTTAACATATCAAAAAAGAATAACTTTACAGTGCAGGAATTTAAGCTGGGGGACTCTTATGATCTCCTTAACTAAAAgtcctttttaaaaagaaattcagttttatcatttataggATCATTACATGTAGTAGTATTAGCATGTCAggcctaattttgttttttgtaaaaaaaactgacttataaagtgaaaagtaaaatgtgcCAGGACGTGACGAAAATGGACATGACTTTTTTAACACTGCAGTCAATTCCAAAACTCTGCTCTCCTGGtagaatgtttgcttattgaaatacactgtttaacacaatatccagtctatttttaaatgccatatagcaaattactaaaaaaatattctttatgatgtaacatttattttacgtgactttttgtccagttcacttatacagctaataaatgatatgtatatcaaatactactaAAGAAACACTGTTAGTTTATGAAACCAATGATATTTACTGGTTTTAAgtatttttatcatcaaaataagtGCATATATTCTTAATTAATTGAACTGTCGttgtgcaaaaacaaattctcaTACAATACACTTTTATAACCCATAACCATATCATTTGTCAACAAGATTGCTTATCCTGATGTTGCTAAGTCTGGTGATTTTTGTCCTAcctgtacaatacatgtacaaactaaaaaGACGAAGTATCTAGGTGTTACTTTTTCGTTGGCTGCGGCATCaatttttgcatttagctcaacattgaTTGTACAAATGTAGCTTCATTTCTCATAAATTACATGTCCTGCATCAGTAAAGCTTCATTTATAGTTCTATCTATGAATGTTCTCCTTAATGCAcgtcaaaatttgtttttcaattttattattttaaaattttaataaaacaatttgaggttcgattttttaaaaatattttagaaacatttttaatatgcattgagatgaatatCTACAGATGTACTATCAATGACACTGAATAAGTTTGGGGtataggcaagacatttaattctgaagaattcttgtttgcaatttaccatatgttttagaattaaaatatattatattttgccttttgctggtatttttatgatcatctgatttaattggaattcaaaatatgaACCCCAGTCAGTATAGAAATTAGTCTTTggacagtttcttctttctgtttatCATTATCTGATAGGCCAAACTGtcaacaatgtatattaatatataaactgttgatGGTTGACAATAGCAAAAATCTCATTGACACAACTGATTTGAATTCATCCAACCCAAGTTTTATGATCAACATGTATCTTTACCAATTATATCCTTCACTAGAGGAatgttggtttatatatatattctaattcATGTTTGGATACCTGTATCTGCCAAGGAATAAACTTAAGATTTTAGCAGAACATTCTATTAACAATTCtttgacacaatatttattgtatgtgtaCACCAGTTTGGGTTCACAAAATGGAACATttggtataaatactatattcCTTAAATTGGTAGATTATCAATAATTCACTGTTTGGTCAAAACATAGAAGCATAGaattgataatagtattttttttaatctacacAAATCCACATTAAATATTCGAACATGCTCTCGCGAACTTCCACTTTTTCTGTTTCTGATTCTTAATGGTGAACGGTAAAATAtcgaaaataaaagtaatttcttttaggTACATGTGCATTAACTAGTCAGTTTTGCCAATTTCTTTATATAGAgaaatgtaatacatttttaatctttactcAATTTAACCTGCCATCttgaatgtcacgtcctggcttaaTGTCACATCCCGGCTCAAAATTTGAGgtggttattttaatcatttaatacaaccagtcatcattataccttttatttatacttggaaCATTGAGAACGAGGAggattaaaaaggatttttatttctgaaaaattgtttttaaataaaacttaacTTTTATATTTCAAATCAGCCGGACGcgacattatatattttgaaaaataatttaatatactaattatgatatgaaagaaggcaaagtagtattttcatatgtagtatattttagATGTGATGTCCTGATagctaatttttaaatttgacataacagtaatgaaatattaccaaaaaacgaatgtcacatcctggcttacaaaaattattttttcaaataaaaccgtcataaaaacccataaaacataagtaaattggcaacaaaagtatatttgtatgtgcttaagggtgttaactttaagctataataaaaacttagtttaatagatcattttgaaatttccacACCCATGGACCAAATACCACGGAATGGcccttaaattaaatttatgggGCGGGGGTTGAGTCATGTACCacctgaa
This window contains:
- the LOC121383245 gene encoding uncharacterized protein LOC121383245 isoform X2, whose translation is MAVNRIIRISQEDKKTKISTSNEDTSLSDLNQYWTNEQALQLIQFYKEYINSNKMTDRWKKVMWEHIAAQMRDAGYASCTASHCSTKYKCMSRQYRIVTENNVIPGNKKRSCFFYKALSEVYSYVPVISQPSESKSNGDDNDDPCGSSSTSKTVMSLILDMNDDDGEQEQKCFDKMETMHQEKMEMFSAFLRTVPLSDNGYRRTSQKTLQKQSRKREMFEDSKVISLSDSEDNADEVQESGQSDGFDVSGTLAIDPDPNKSQWTEPWSKETSDVFMSLLEKYRSMWIDPACKKETFWELVASELNKETGTSFESQEVEKHFKVLAGKYRKVIYNNSKPGAKLITCFYFKQLNDLFSSNPNGWYRMPKVFVHSQPRFKRKCSSSGNELLTLLKTIHSERKDEEQRMLKELKRMHDDKMTFFSSLLNVLKKTKK